One window from the genome of Herpetosiphonaceae bacterium encodes:
- a CDS encoding metallophosphoesterase: protein MIDQELITDRPPARAEHEPRFGWRIPTDGKPASFRVLINLRWLWAACLAALGLLAALSRIPRGRRLPLLLAGGVIPGAAALIVAVAQARQLIFERITVPVAGLPPALDGFTIVQLSDFHLGAAFTVANLRRAVAWTRQRQADLVVLTGDFVNDSHDVPLLHECLQGIEARYGVYAILGNHDYWTNSGAVERALTDHGIELLRNERRRIDIGGASLYLVGVDCVWEDQHDLELALSRIPVDATVVVLAHEPDIADEIAPYGPALQLSGHTHAGHFAVPLLGPLFLPRHGFRYFRGLQRVGPMWLYVSRGLGGLPFRLGCPPEATELTLRAARDE from the coding sequence ATGATCGATCAAGAGCTAATCACAGATAGGCCGCCTGCACGGGCAGAGCACGAGCCGCGTTTTGGCTGGCGGATTCCAACAGACGGCAAGCCCGCTTCATTCCGCGTGCTGATCAACCTGCGCTGGCTGTGGGCCGCGTGCCTGGCGGCGCTCGGCCTGCTGGCGGCGCTCAGCCGCATCCCGCGCGGACGACGGCTGCCGTTGCTCCTGGCAGGCGGAGTCATACCTGGCGCTGCGGCGCTGATCGTCGCCGTCGCTCAAGCGCGCCAACTGATCTTCGAGCGTATCACCGTTCCGGTCGCCGGTCTGCCGCCAGCGCTGGATGGCTTCACCATCGTTCAACTGAGCGATTTTCACCTGGGCGCGGCATTTACCGTCGCCAATCTGCGGCGCGCGGTAGCCTGGACCCGGCAGCGGCAGGCCGATCTAGTGGTCCTGACCGGCGACTTCGTCAACGACAGCCACGACGTGCCGCTGCTCCACGAGTGCTTGCAGGGTATCGAGGCGCGCTACGGGGTGTATGCGATCCTGGGCAACCATGATTACTGGACGAATAGCGGCGCTGTCGAGCGGGCGCTCACCGATCACGGCATCGAGCTGCTGCGAAACGAGCGGCGGCGCATCGACATCGGCGGAGCCAGCCTGTATCTCGTCGGGGTAGACTGTGTGTGGGAAGACCAGCACGATCTGGAGCTGGCGCTGAGCCGGATTCCGGTGGACGCGACCGTCGTGGTGCTGGCGCACGAGCCGGACATCGCCGACGAGATCGCGCCGTACGGCCCTGCGCTTCAGCTTTCGGGCCATACGCACGCAGGCCATTTCGCCGTTCCGCTGCTCGGCCCGCTCTTCTTGCCGCGACATGGCTTCCGCTACTTCCGAGGCTTGCAGCGTGTCGGGCCGATGTGGCTGTACGTCTCGCGCGGTCTGGGCGGATTACCATTCCGGCTGGGCTGCCCGCCCGAAGCAACCGAGCTGACGCTACGCGCCGCTCGCGACGAATAG